In Kryptolebias marmoratus isolate JLee-2015 linkage group LG2, ASM164957v2, whole genome shotgun sequence, the genomic stretch TTACTAATTTCAGAGACCGTGGCCAGTGAAAATTTGAACGTGGGCTACATTTGGCCCTTGGGTCGGACTTTGGACATGCCTGCTCTAATGGATGCCATtagagggtgctgcagcaccctcttCTCTTCCACTTTCCCCACTATTGACAGCTCCTGTTTCAAACCTTCAATTTCTAAACTTTTGTAGGGGTTCATTGTAAACACTTTTTCAAAGACTATTACTCTGTTATTTGCCAGTGCTAATAGCTTCAGCAGGAGAACTATAATATTCCTACAAGAACAATCATTTATTGCACATTTGACAGTAGTGTaacctttgaaataaaaatatctacatcaaagttttgatgattttagtgttttttatacAGCAGTTCTCTGCTTTGGAAGAGGTACCACATATCATATTCATTGATGGCTTGTCTGAATAAAACCACTTACAAAGAcgactgctgccatcttgaacttccgtctttaaatgtatttttcgcTATTTATCAGTGTTGTATATATGTACATTCAAATGAGCACCTTTCCAAAGGGCGCTCATATTTTTTGGAACTTTGAACCTTGAGTTTTTCATGATGAACTGAATAGCTTATAATGGTGACGTTAAACCTTGGCTGTAGCTGTCCCTCTGTTGTCAGAAAAGAGTTGCGTTTCCCATCAAAGACAGGTTGTTTCTGCTGTAAGTGTGCCACATCTGGGATTCCTAACTTTGTGAGGACCCATTGGTTTAAACTTAACTATAAcccaacagtaaaaaaaaatgaaggctCAGCTTTGAACCATTACAACTAAAGGCTATTCTTTTTATGTACAGCTGAATGTGGTCCTTAGATCCTTTTAATCAGTATTCTTTACTGACAAAAATTGGCCAGTGATTTAACCTGTCATTGATGTAGCTAGTaaagtaaagctaaaagaaaatgtatcatGGATGAAACAAGCATGGTAGATAATTTTGTTGGGTCTGATTACACAACAACTTTAGAATAGATACAtgcaaccacacacacacacacacagtgacgtGTGTATaatccatatttacttccataAACACAATGAGCTGGGTGTGACATAACATCTTCTGCACATGCAGGTAATTTCAGGGTCATAGAATATTTACACTGGagtctttacatttttttgtgaacaaCCTTGTAAAAAATCAAATCTGAGCAAAACATCTGAATTAAGCATTAGGActtgcagtgtgaacatagtcTAAGACTCTCTTTCAGTTTTATGGTGGACCATTTTGTTGGCAGACTAACCCACAGTGTAATTTAGAGTATAAATTGTTAGTCATTTTaaccttatttgtttttttttacagattttatctTGTAAGTGATGGAATCCCTATAATAATTGTTGGAGTTACAGCAGCATTTGATTTGGAGAACTATGGCAGCAAGGATGATGCATTGTAGTAAGTTTGCATTCTgtttacataaatacatttatattatGTGTCAGTTAAATTCTTGTAAAGtttatgtttctttgtgttgttttcagttgCTGGATGGCATGGGAACCAAGTCTTGGAAGTTTTTATGCTCCAGTGGGTCTTCTGATCTTGGTCATGTTTATGTACTTTTTGTACACCTACATCCAGTTGAAACGCCACCCAGAGAGGAGGTACGAGCTGCACGTTCTGTCTGAGGATCAGCAGCAGTTGTCATCTACTGATGAACATTGCCATTGTGCCCCtggcagaggaggagcagcaggaaatGCTGGAGACTGTCCAGCATTTTCTGCTGGTGTGTCAGTACTGGCCAATGAACACTCATTTAAGTCCCAGCTACGTGCCACAGCCTTTACTCTCTTTCTGTTCTTGGCTACCTGGGTTTTAGGAGGATTAGCAGTCTCACTGGGACATTTCCTGGATATGATATTCAGCTGCCTGTATGGGGCTTTTTGTGTGACTCTAGGACTTTTTCTTCTCATTCAGCATTGTGCCAAACGTGATGATGTGTGGAATCGTTGGTGGATTTGTTGCCCATCTAAAGCCAAGACACAAGATGGGAATATTAAGAGCCAGAGTCAGACGCAGGAGCCCCACCAGCCACACTGCCACCTGAGCTCACCATGCTCTGGCAAGCAGCCACTGCTTTCTTCCCATTTGTTGCAGAGTTCGTGTGACAAAATGACTCCACCTCCTTTAAGtccaaatgaaaacaacacagGTCCATGTTGTGTAGCTGTAATGAGTTCTGCATCTCCCATCTCCCCTAAAACTGAGCCAGTGCCATCACCACATCCACATACACTTCCTGATGAGCTGCCCAATCCAATTCTTCCTCTACAGAGCTGCcttactgacagaaaaaagtcatGCTCCTTCAACCACCCACGTCCATGTCTGAAGGACTACCGTTCCCACATGACTTCCTCTAGTATGGATGGAAGTGTGCTCAGCTCCCACCTAGGCAGTCAACAGGCTGCACACCACCCTAAAGAGCCATCACTGGTTTCTAACAACCCAGACACAGATTTCCAGCTTCCCTGTGCCAGTCCTCACTTGGATAAACAGATGGCTTCTTGTTACGCCTTGCAACGCCAAACGTCCTGCTACAGTGTACAAGATGCAATGACTTCCTACCATAGCCATACCCACAACATGCCTGACACCTTGACTTCCTGTCACAGTCTTCTCATGCCATCTCAAGGGGTCCATTCCTGCCAGTGGCACATGCATGGCTCCTCCAGTCCTTCTAATACAGCTTGCTGTGAGAAATCGGATTCCCTGACCTTGCAATATCAGCAAGATTCCAACCTTTACAGCTGCATATCAACGactgaagacaaagaaaagcataATCACTCTCTAAAATTGAAGCAGAGAGGTTTCCCAAGAAATACCCTGCCTCGACAGCACGCCACTGTCAGCCACCGGAGAGCCATTGGACGAAACAGGAGTCTGCAAGAAGATGGCTTGGTTGGTTCAGATGTCACAGGAAATATACGGACTGGCCTATGGAAAAATGAAACTACAGTatagttttctttaagcttGGAGCAACAACTTTGTAATCACAAATTACTTTCTAAGTCTTTGGGTGCTTCTGCCTTCAACTTTGCCATTAAACCACAGGTTTTCAGTGACTTTTAAGATTCTAATGGTACTTCAAATCCCTTTAtatgaaaataactttaactgCAGTTGAATCAATACTGTGCTTCATGACATTTAAAGTTCCAACCAGTATTTTGTAGCTCTTTAAGGACACTGTGCTCAGTAACTAGCAatgtaagagaaaaaaagacacttcatttaaatcagatcaCTTCCAGTTAGAAATTTTTGCCATTTGAGGTTTTCATTATTGTTAATTTGTGTCAACTTATTCACATTCTCCCACTGTCCATATACATGTAGGCAAATGAATACTTAGGCAAAGAGACcctgtcaaaattaaaacttttgcaataaagtcaaacaaactgTTGGGAAATGTAGCTAGACTCATCTCAACAACAGACATGACCTAAAAGAGGACTGCACAAAGGTTGCATCTGAGACAGAGGTGATACTAAGTCTACACAATAGTGCAACCCCACGCAATTAGGTTAGGACCTTGTTGCCTTTGTCTGTCTTGTGTGTGGTCATTTTTAAGCTCTCTAGTTTCCAGCACTTGTAATTTCATGTCATTCTTTGCATTatccttccaagcagccagacttttttggaagtttttaaagggtcttgatcaatatttcTGTAGTCTTTTTGAGGgtctttcatcattttttaaaacttagctGCATTTCATTCATTTGCTGTCTAGTCTtttagcaatttaaaaaaaaaaatctttattttcagtttgattaaaaaactgCCAAAGAaagttttactgacattttagctccaacaaggtTGAAAACTTGACATATAATAGATGATCAACTGCAcaatgatgcatctctcagggtCTTGTGTCAAGCGTatgatggattaaaaaaaaagaaagaaaatttctAAAGGATCACATGTTGGTACTTTAGAATAAACTTCAGAAGAAAAGCATCACATTACGCATTAAATCACTAAAAGACGCacaaagtagaaaacaaaacaaaaacgaaagCACCCAaacttttgtgtatttaaagcaaaaaaagtgaACCTATAATTTAAAACCCCTTAGTCCCTAGGCCTATTGGGCTGATCTTGTTGGCAGTGCTGCTGCCCCCGGTACAGGGGCTGCTAGTGATGTAGGGGTTAGGATTTTcaacacatgtaaaaaaaaacaaaaaaacatggcaaCCTTCACACGGGATAACCTTGTTACACTTTCTCTGACCTGCACAACCTCAGTGTGAAGAGTGCTAAGAGTGTGACACTGCCACACCCCTAGCACTCAACAAATAGGACTTTCCTTCTATTTTTTGCATGCAGTGTCACCGCACTCCACCTTGCTACCACAGTGATAAACCACCACATCCCTATAGACGTTTTGTACATGCTCAAACCCCTCATAACCTATACTCACTGTCTACTTTATTAGGTCCAATTTACTGGTACCAAGTTGGACCCCTTTTGTCTTCAAAATTGCCTTAATATttgtggcatagattcaacaaggtatTGAAACATTTCTCAGAGACTTTGATTAATATTGACATTATATTATCACAGTTTTGCTACAGATTTGTTATTTGCACATACATGACACATCTCCcattccaccacatcccaaaggtgctggACTAGATTaaatctggtgactgtggaggctgTTGGAGTCCAGTGAATTCAACTCATCAAACCAAGCAATTTTCCCAATTTCTTGTCTAATTTTGGTGAGTGTATgtgaattgtagcctcagtttcctgttcttagctgaaaGGAGTTGCAACCtatgtggtcttctgctgctttagctcattttacacaacaacacacgctttctggcctttttttcttttttaaaccattttctgtaaaccctagagatggttgtgtgtgaaaatccccaatagatcagcagtttctgaaatactctgACCATTACtatccattactcccgcaaAGTCTTTCGGAATTTCttcatgttcaaaaaaggctttttcttccatttccactagtaaacaactggacagtagcGATGTTCTTGGCCAGCTGGGGCACAGCgcacgtcatgaacccaggacagcAACTCTGCCCCACAGatcacccactttggaaattGTTGACTTAaacgctaaaaacagtttattaaactgTTAGGTCAGAAAACGGGcccctgcaatgttgtgtggatgtgtttgactaaataacatacatgaaatgtcaaattttttttagatttgatttcaattCAGCTTTAAAGTAGCTCTAAATTTCTTTCTTCCCCCTTCTTATGCGGTTTAAACTTTTGCACATCATCTACACCAGAGGtctgtgggtcatttggtaccgcgccgcacagaaagaattaacttacagtatttttgttttttctgaacgacatttattttgaaaaatgaccagattcGCTCCACTACATcagtctatgactcactcttgatgcatgtcaaaaTACTTATCTAGGTTacgtgatacgttaccgctagaaacaaacccacaaactagcaaaaacgagtaaaaaacaaatgtctctggaagccctagatgggagcGTCTCGTTACTGAAAAACAGGCACAgtgctcccactgattcagcgttatggtgagttgtattctttgtgtactttatatttgtggtgtatcttattttaaaggacatgtttaaacatttccatattgaccagagaacattaggggaaGGAGAGGATGTTATTCATGTATTCAGCTAACAAAGTTGCAAGTACACGTTGGATTtccgtttattatgtttttaaatatatccccgttttcatgccagtcgtatcattttattttgttgtatttatccgccacacctttagaggtggtctgtgaaa encodes the following:
- the adgra1a gene encoding adhesion G protein-coupled receptor A1 isoform X2, producing MDLRTNRIKDLYPLHRSAGSEAGHLHQASKLKIDSTKAHGFKESFVLPPVPWRLLTSGGVCLHCGHAALSACLHCDLHCTPQVGILLHYASLSTMLWLMFIARNICKDVSKDPLQAQDRNGLAQMRTKPTILRFYLVSDGIPIIIVGVTAAFDLENYGSKDDALYCWMAWEPSLGSFYAPVGLLILVMFMYFLYTYIQLKRHPERRYELHVLSEDQQQLSSTDEHCHCAPGRGGAAGNAGDCPAFSAGVSVLANEHSFKSQLRATAFTLFLFLATWVLGGLAVSLGHFLDMIFSCLYGAFCVTLGLFLLIQHCAKRDDVWNRWWICCPSKAKTQDGNIKSQSQTQEPHQPHCHLSSPCSGKQPLLSSHLLQSSCDKMTPPPLSPNENNTGPCCVAVMSSASPISPKTEPVPSPHPHTLPDELPNPILPLQSCLTDRKKSCSFNHPRPCLKDYRSHMTSSSMDGSVLSSHLGSQQAAHHPKEPSLVSNNPDTDFQLPCASPHLDKQMASCYALQRQTSCYSVQDAMTSYHSHTHNMPDTLTSCHSLLMPSQGVHSCQWHMHGSSSPSNTACCEKSDSLTLQYQQDSNLYSCISTTEDKEKHNHSLKLKQRGFPRNTLPRQHATVSHRRAIGRNRSLQEDGLVGSDVTGNIRTGLWKNETTV
- the adgra1a gene encoding adhesion G protein-coupled receptor A1 isoform X1; amino-acid sequence: MDLKRVLSFPPYHGDYLHPVVYACTAVMLLCLLVSIVTYIVHHRVIHISRNGWHTLLNFLFHTGLTFGVFAGGINQINIAFGCQIVGILLHYASLSTMLWLMFIARNICKDVSKDPLQAQDRNGLAQMRTKPTILRFYLVSDGIPIIIVGVTAAFDLENYGSKDDALYCWMAWEPSLGSFYAPVGLLILVMFMYFLYTYIQLKRHPERRYELHVLSEDQQQLSSTDEHCHCAPGRGGAAGNAGDCPAFSAGVSVLANEHSFKSQLRATAFTLFLFLATWVLGGLAVSLGHFLDMIFSCLYGAFCVTLGLFLLIQHCAKRDDVWNRWWICCPSKAKTQDGNIKSQSQTQEPHQPHCHLSSPCSGKQPLLSSHLLQSSCDKMTPPPLSPNENNTGPCCVAVMSSASPISPKTEPVPSPHPHTLPDELPNPILPLQSCLTDRKKSCSFNHPRPCLKDYRSHMTSSSMDGSVLSSHLGSQQAAHHPKEPSLVSNNPDTDFQLPCASPHLDKQMASCYALQRQTSCYSVQDAMTSYHSHTHNMPDTLTSCHSLLMPSQGVHSCQWHMHGSSSPSNTACCEKSDSLTLQYQQDSNLYSCISTTEDKEKHNHSLKLKQRGFPRNTLPRQHATVSHRRAIGRNRSLQEDGLVGSDVTGNIRTGLWKNETTV